CCCCAGGCCCACACGGTGCCGTCATTTTTAAGCGCCAGGGTGAAATCGACCAGGGTGGAAATCGACTTCACGCCGGTGAGGGCCACCCGGACCGGGAGGGACCCGGACGCTTTTTTCAGTTCCTCGTTTCCCAGCTGGCCCAGGGAATGGTCCCCCCAGGACCAGACCCGGCCCTCTTCGTCCAGGGCCGCGGAATGAAAGTATCCCGCGGCGACGGCCCGGATCCGGGCCAGGTATTTGACGCCCTGGGCGTCCTTCACCGGCGTGGGAAAAACCCTGTGTTTATATGCGCCGTCCCCGAGCTGCCCCCGGCCGCCGGTTCCCCAGGCCCACACGCTTCCGTCTTTCTTAAGCGCCAGGGCGTGCCTCAAACCCGCCGCCGCCTGAACCGCGTCCTCAAGCGGCCAGAACAGGCAAAGGTCTTTGGCGTCGGCCCATTCGGCCCGGCCGCTCAAACGTCCATGAAGGTTTCCCCTGGCGTCGGCGATGTCGCTTCCCGATCCCTTGCAAAGGGGCCACCAGGCCAGGAGATTTTTTTCCCGGGCCGGATCTTCAATCCGGAACTCCATCTGTTTTCGAATCTCGCCTTCGGAAAGGGCCCCTTTCCACAGGCGGATATCGCCCATCATGCCCTGAAAGCTTCGGGCCTCTTTTGAAAAAACGGCCCGGCCCGCGAAAAAATCGCCCTTTTCATCGGCCGGGTAACTCAGCGCCCCGGCGGCCTTTTTGCTTCCGCATATTCGGTCGCCGTCCACATACAGCTCCATTTCTTTTCCGCTGTAAACGCCGGCCACGTGGCGCCATTTTTTGCCCTCAAAACCCTTTTTGGAGACCAGATCGGTCATGATCCCGGCCTCGCCGGCGCCGTCCGTGTCTTTTCCGGACACCGAAAAACAGAATCTTTTTTCTTTGATCCCCAGAAGCCAGCCTTTTTGCTCCTCCCCGTCTTTCCCGATCACGCCTGAAATGCCGGCGTCGTCGAAATTCTCCGGCCGGACCCATGCCTCCACCGTGAAGGCCTCTTTGGGCAGGGCGTCTTTGGCATCCTCGATTTTTCCAAAATCGATAAACGTGGAATGGGTCCCGTCTTCAGGAAAAGAGACGGCCCAATTGCCGTCCGGGATGGCGAACATCCGGGTCTCGGTCTCCTTAACCCCGCCGGGCCTTCCGGTCTTTTCCGGGGTTTTGCCGGACACCCGCCAGAAATAACGGGTTTGGCTTTCAAGTCCGGTGACCGCGGCGGATATTCCGGCGGTTTCAAAACCCGCGAATCCCTTGACAGGCGTTTTGAATTCAGAGTCGGCCGCCACATCCAGGATGTAGGTTTTGACACCGGACACCGGCTCCCACTTCGCGGTGAACCGGTCGTCTTTGATGTCTTCGGCCGTGAGGCGCGAGGGCGGCGACGGATCCGGAACATGGCCGGACAGGGTCAAGCCCCCCCGGTCCTCCCATCGGACGCCGCCTTGCGCGCGCCCGTTTTGCCCGGATTCCGCCCAGTTCTGGATCACGCGGCCGGCCCCGTCGATCATGGGCCAGTAGCCGATCAGGTCCGAATGGTCTTTGGGGTCCAGGCGGTAATCCTTTCTCACCGCCAGCGCGTCCCGGGACAGGGCCGTTTTCCAGAGCCGGACTTCGGCGATATGTCCCGAAAAAGGGTAAAACTCATTTGAGTCTTTAAACGCCCCGATGACGAACTCCCCCTTTTCAGGATACAGGACGGCGCCCGAGTTTTCAGAGGCGCCCTCCAAAACGGCGTCCACGTATAGCTTCATGCCGCTTCCGTCATAGACCCCGGCCACATGGCGCCACCGGCCGTCGCAATAATCCTGTTTCGCCTTTGCCCACACCATTTTTTTGCCCGACTCGGTCGCCAGACCGAAAGCCGGACGGCCCCAGGCCAGGCCCAGCGCCCATCCCTTCTCACGGACGCCGTCATCCTCCAGGATTCCGGCGAACGCCGTCCATTCCTGGCGGATGTCCCTTCGGACCCAGGCCTCGACGGAAAACGCCCCTGGAAGGCGCTGTTCGACGGCGAAATCCCCAAGGGAAATGTGGGTGTCGGCGCCGTTGAATGTCAGCGCTCGTATCATGACTGATTCCCCTCCAGCTCCTCAATGCGCCTGGTCAATTCCAGAATGATCGACATCATGTCTTTTCCCCGGCACACAATGCTGGACGCGGACACTTTTTCCGCCCGGACCTGCCTTCCTGAAAGGATCTCGGCCCCGATGGATCCGTTCACCTCCAGATCGGCGCTGGGGTCCTCCACCCCGATGCCCAGCTTGCCGTCCACAAATGAGGCGCCCTCTCCCAGGCCGCCCCCGCCGCCGGCGCTGATGCCGGTGAGACCCGAGCCGTCGCCCACGAATTTTTTGGCCCGAACCGCGCCGTCCACATGGAGACGCTCGGCGGGAGAGGAAATTCCCATGCCCACATTCCCGGTCTCCCGGTCCAGCAGAAGGGGGCTGCCTTTGACTTTGCCGTTTTCATAGGCGTCCACCCGAAGGGCGTTTTTCGCGCCGTCGTGCACAATGTCGAAACCAAACGCCCCGTTTTGCTTGCGCATCTGGATACCGGAGGACGCGTCGGGATCGCCGGACAGCCGAATGCCGGGCGTCCTGTCTTTGATCTCCAGGCCGGCGGCCGGGGTCCTGGTTCCGAAGCCGATTTTGCCGGTTTTGTTCTGGATGAAGATCCGGGCGTTGTCGTCGGCGTCCGCGATGGTGAGACCGGGCTCGTCCACGGTGGAGGGCTTCTGGTAAATGCGCCATCTTGGCTTGTCGTCGTCGGCCTGCTCCTGGGCGTAAAAATCAAGGAGGCGCTCCTCGTCTCCCTTGGACCGAATCTGGATGGGCAAATCCGGGTCGGGGGTCTTGCTGATCCCGTCGTCTTTGAAGATCAGCGTGGACTGAATCAAATCAAAAAAATCGTTTCCGGAGGGTTTGGATCCCTGTTTGAACATTTCCCTGAGTTGTTCGCGTGTTTTCTGCTCGGCCATTTTTTTTCCTCCCCGGCGGCGGCGTTAAATATCTTTAAGGCCGCCGCGCTGTTCCGCTGTTTTTTTTCGCGGATCTCATATGTTAAAACGTTACTGTAAAATAAAATCGCTTCCGATGGTCACATCCCCCACTCCCGGGTCCCGGCGATCCATGGGGACCTCCTCTTTCTCATCGGGCCGGACCACAAAGTTCCGCCCCGTCATCATGTGGCCCAGGCCCCGGTCATGAAAATCCTTTGATCCCACGCCGTCATAATCGTAAACGGACATGTCCTCTTTTCGGTCATCGGGCCATATGACGAGGTTCCGGCCCACCAGGACATGCCCCAGGCCCTTTTCCCTGAAATCCTTTGACCCCATTCCCTCGTAATCATAGAGGGACGGGTCCTCCTCCCGATCCAGGATGCCGATGATGAAATCCAGGCCCAGGATGAGATACCCGATGCCCTCGTAGAGGCTGGGCTCGTAGTATTCGGTGTAAATGTGGTCGATCATGTGCCCGGTGGCGGACACCAGGATGGCGTCGGGGCGGGTCACGGCCGCGTATTTTTTCGAGCTTAAGCTGACGCCGAAGTCAAATTCGTCGCCCGGGGCGATGGATGAGCCGGCCCCCGGATCCACCTGGTTGAAGAGCTTGAGGTTGGCCACATAGTCCACATAATGAAGGCCCTCCATGAAATTCACCACCGAGGCGTTTTCAATGGAGGTCCCAAATCCCAAATCGGCCTCGCCCGTGTAGGCCCAGGGCGACAGGAAACGGATCACGTCTTCGTTTAAGCGCTTCAAGTAATAGCCCTGGTTGTATTCCTTTAAAAATCTCACGGCGAACCGGTAGGTGATCTGCTCGTACCGGGGATTTTTCACCGATATGTTCACAAAGGGCGAGGCCGCGGATTTCAGATACTTCTCGATTTCGTTCAAAAGATAAAACGGGGCCTTGGGCTCCAGGGGGAAAAACGGGCTGGATCCGGAGATGTCCGGGACCACCACCAGGGTCACATCCACCTTTCCGGAGTCATTCAGCTCGCCCTTTCTTAAGCACTTGGCCTTGTAGATTTCCGGGAATTTCTCCAGAACCAGGCTTTCATAATCCCGGGGGGACACGGCCCTGTTTTTGTGGCGCAGCCGCTCGCTGATCCGTTTATGGAAACCGGTCCGGTTCTCCTTGGCCCGTCCCCCGAAGGAGCTGTGGGGCTGGCGGACGGAGGCGATGGCCGGATGGGGATCCGCCGCCGCCTGGATGGAGCCGGCGGCCAGGATCCCGGGCGGGTTCTGGGCCGCGTCCGGCGCCCCTTCGGAGCCGGACATGTTTTTAAAAACAGCCTTCGCCGCCTGGGGCGCCAGCTCAATGATATCCGAGACGGCCCGGGTGTTTTGGGCCGCCGACGCCCGTATCCAGCGGACCCCTTCGGGCAGCGCCGGGTTGTTCGTCCCGGCCGTCTCCGGAAGGGTCAGGGAGACGATCCCGGTGTTCATGAGCCCCGAGGTGGCGTCCTTTAAGATTTCCACCGGCTCGAACGCCTTCCATCCCGAGTCTTTGAGATAGCTCCACTCAATGTCCGGCGCCGGGACATCCTCGTAAAACGCCGCCGGGGAAAGCTCAAACAGGATGGAGATGTCCGCCGGTGTCTTTAATTCCTGAATTCCGATAAACAGGCTTCCCTCGTCCTCGAACCGGGGAAAGAGGGCCGGTCTTTCGCCCCCGGCGCTTGAAAATCCAAAGGGATGCAGGCGCGACAGCGCGACCTCTTTCTTTCCGGCGGCGCTTTTTGTAAAATCCGTCTCCGCCGCCGCCGTGTAATCCACGGACAGCGCCGCTAAAAGCGGCTCATACGGGGAGGGGACCTTCGGGACTTTCCGGGGATCGGCGGACTGGGCCGACGCCCAGGCCAGGGCCCCGGGATAGAGTTCATGGAGGAAATCCGGCCCGTCAAACTCCAGTTTGAAATACAGGCTCCAGTCCAGGGGGTTTTTCAGCGCCCCGGTCTCGGAGGGGTCGGGCTTGTAGTAAATGAGATCATCAAAAGCCGAAAAGGCCATCTCTGATTCGCGCGCGAGCCCGCCGGATTCGGAGGCGGCGAACAGGGCCTTTGAGCCGTCATCCAGGGTCATGAGCCTTTTCTGACTCCAGACTTTCAGGGACGCCTTGAAATCTTCGTTCTTTCGTCCGGAACCGGGAACGGCCTGGTCGTAGACCCGGTAATGGGACTGGAAATCCCCGGGAAGGCCGTCCCAGTCAAAATGAAACGCCAGGCGCGTCAGCCGGCTTCGGCTCAGCTCCGGATGCGCCAGGAAAAAGCCGTCGCCTTTTTTCGGGGATTTTCCGAACAGGGTGAACGCGCCCTTTTTCGGGTCCGGGATTCCGGCGGCGTTTTTGAAAAGAAGCCCTGAAAGCCCCCTGACCCGGGCCTCAATGGCGATCTTTTCCACGACGGCGCCTGAAAAAAGGTCATAATGAATCCGTTTGGCGATATCGCCCGACCCGGCGGGGATCTCTTTGAGCCTGACGACCACGAAGGGCCAGAGCGCGCCCTCGAAATAATCAGTGTCCCCGGCCTTTCCGGGCGAAAGAGCCGGGCTTTGCGCCGAGAGGGAAAGCTCGAAGCGAAGTCCTCTGGAATCGGCGGACACCTTCACCGAATCCGGGTCCACGCGGCTTCCCCCGGACATGACAAACGCCTCGAAAATGTCCACTCCCCGGCTCAACATCCCGGAGACCTCCCCCGGGTCCCAGGAGCCGGCCTTGCAGATCACGGAAAGGACCAGGGTCCGTTCGCCGCTTTCCGCGGCCAGGACCGGGGACGAGACCGCGAAAGCCGGAAGCCACGAAGACTCGCTTTTCCCGGCCGCCGGAGCGGAGCCGAACGCCTTGAACTTGGACTGGTCCCCCGGGGGGGACGCGGGGATCTCGCCCGGGTAAATGCCGATGGTTTCCTTCCGGCCCATATCGGGATAGACGAAATCCCGTTTTTTTCGCCGGGCCCTCTCCAGGATTTCATAGCCTTTTTGCCACCGCGCGTCCCCGGCTTTGGCGGAAGAGTCCCTGTGAATCTCCATCAGGGCGAGGAAATCGTCCTTTCCCATGAACAGTTTTTCACGGATATAGATCAAAGCCCCCAGGTCGTCTTTTCCGGCCTTTTTCTCCAGCTCGGCGAAATCGGCGGCGGGCATGGAGGGAAGGGATTTTCCCGGGTCCGGGTCTCCCAGGGCCAGCCTCATGAGCGCGTCAAAGGCGATGTTGGCGTCCGGATGGGCCGGGTTTTGACGCTCGTTTTTCAGCTCGGCCATGCGGTCGGCGTCCATGCGGTTTCGATGGGCCTTTTCCAGCCGCCGGTAGGCCCCGTCCCACTGTTTGGCGTCGAACAGGCCGTTTTCCTTAAAGGCGTCCCGGGCTTTGACCGCCACGGCCATGCATGCCTTGAAATCATCCAGACCGGGAAAATGGAGACATTGGCGGACATAGCCCTCCATTTCGGCGTCGCTTTTCCCGGAGATCATCTTTTCGAACATCCCCATCAGAAAGTTCAGGTCCACGGGGGCGTCCCCCTTTTTTCCCGAAGGATACAAAGGAAAGGGGTCCCCCGGGTCCGGGGCGCCCAGGACCACCCGCAGGGCCTTTTCAAACCCGGCCGGGTCCTTTTCGTTTCGGGCGTTTTCGCTGTGAATCTCCCGGATGGGAACCAGGGGGCGGTGAACAAAAAGGGTTTTGATTTCAGACAGCGCCCCGGAATTCACCAGGATACTCTCATCCAGCTCGTATCGAAGGTCCAGCCCCTGGTCGTCTTTCCCGGCGTCCAGAAGGGTCCCTTTCTCCATCAGGACATCCCCGGCGTCCGGCGCCGCCTCAAAGATCACATGAACGGCGTCCGGGGCGGCCTCTTTTCTTTCAAGGCCCAGGACCTTTTCATAATAAAAATCCAGATGCCTTTGGGAAAGACGCTCAAACTGTTTCCCGGGATGGCGCAAAAGCTTTAAAAACGCCATAAAAAGCGCGTAATGGGGGGAGCCGAATTTTTCCGGAATCTCCGATTTTTCGAAAAACGCGTCCGGGTCTTTCAGGCAGGCCGCCACCCTCTCCGGGTCCGCGTCGAAAAACGATTCCCAGTCGCCGCTTTTGGCGTGGTTCAGGTCGAAAAAATTGAGTTTCGAGGCATATTCTTTTGCCAGACGCGCCAGTTTTTCCGGCGACAGGTCCCCGGCCGACACATACCCGGGATCAAACGCCTTGAGCAGGCGCGCCTTCTGGCTTAAGCCGTCCCGATTTAATTGAATCGCCATTTGAATGATTCCTTTTGTCTGAGGCTGGACGGACGCGCGGGTTCGCCCCCCGCGTTTAACCGGCCTTCACGGTCATGTTGGAGTTGATAAACATCCCCTTGCCCCCGCTGTACTTGGTCATGCTGTCCGGCGTGGAGGGGGGCGGCGGCATCATGGCCGGGCTCTGGACCTCGAACACCGCGTCGAACTGGGCGCCTTTGAGCATCACGGCCTTGCCCCCGGAATTGGTTTTTTTGGCCAGCTGGTCCCCGGCCAGTTTGTCGATTTTAAGGGTCCCGGTCCCCGGGATCACGTAGGGCGGCGCCATGTACATGCACCCGGCCGACTCCACGCTGGTCTCGTCGCCGTCCACGCAGGCCTTTTTCTTCGTGGCCTTGTTTTCCCCGGAGCCCGTGATGGTGGTGGGAATGGGAACCACAATGGCCGAGCCGAAGGGCGGCAGAAAATTGACCATGTCTCCGTCCACAATGATAAAATCCGACATTTTTTTCTCCTGTTTATAATTTCCGCTTAAGCGGCGTCGTAAAAATTCGATATACAAGGCGCGGCGTTTTTTTGAGAGTGAGGCCATACGCATAGTATGCCGAACGAACAAAAAAAACGCCGCGACGCATTTTTTTACGATGCCGTTGTCATTGAATCGGGCAGAACTTGCCGACCCCCCGGTAAACGGTCTCGGGATCGGCGGGGCCGCCCGGGGTTTTGCGGGCCGGCTCGGCCACATCGAACCGGGCGATGAGCCTTGTTTTCGAGGTCAAAGGCGTCCGGCCCTCTATTTTCCCCCCGCATGGCTCATAATCCGCGGAAAACCCCTCAAAGGACACCGTCCCCTTCCCCCCGGAGGCGTGCCCGTCCATGCAGTAATCGCATCCGGGGATGGAAAGCGCCCGGATATCCTCCTCCATGAAAAGGGCGCGGCCGCCCCGAAGGGTCTTTCCCGAAGGGGCCAGCTTGATGGCCTTCGCGGGCGCGAACACGCTGACGCCGCCTGACCGGGCGTCTAAGTCCGTGAAAAAATTCAGCGGCGATTTCGAGTCCTCGGGATGGGCGAAAAGAATCAGGTCCCCGGCGAGCAGAAACTCGTCCGCGCCCCCGGCCCCCTCCCCGTTTCCGCCGTCCGCCAAAGCGGCCGTTCCCTTGTATTCTTTCTCCGGATCGCCGCCCTCTCCCTCCGAATTCGCCGGCGTCTCCACCTCAAAGACGGCCTCAAACGCCGTTCCCGGCGCCAGGGAAACGCCGGCGGGCGACGGCATGGCCCCGGCGGGGCCCGACAGGGTCAGGGTCCCGGACCCCTTTTTCTGGAATTCCCCCGAGACGTAAGACGCCTTGAGTTCCCATTCTTCCCCGGCGGCCGGCGGAAGAGCCGGGAGCGGACATTCTTCCCCGTTTGCGGAGACGCACAGGCGCCTCTCCCCCCGGCCCATTCGGCCTGCGCTTTCAAGGGTGATGGAAACCGGGTCCGGGAGCCCTTCGGGGGACATGAAAACCGTGTCCCCGCCCAGGAGCAGATGTCTTTGCGCGTTTTCAGCCATTATCGTTTCCTCTTAGAGACCATTATTGTTTCCTTAGAGATAAGACGCCTCATGCAGGTAAAAGGGATACACGATATTTTTCCGGGAATTGGTGGTTTTGATCGTGTAATCAATGTGGATCAGAATTTTGCCTGGATCCTCCTCATCCTCGATCGCCTCCACGAAATCCACCTGAATCCGGGGCTCATACACGAGAAGAGATTTGGACACCATCGACACGATGTCCCGCTTAAGTCCCTGGTCGCTCTCCTCAAACATCAAAGACTTCAAATCGCACCCGAAGTCCGGGCGCATGACCCGCTCCCCCGGGGAGGTGGACAGAATCGTCCAGACACTTTGCCGGATATTGTCTTCGGCGGCGGACATGCTCACCTGGCCGCTGTTTGAGTCAAAGACCGGGGGAAAGGACCATCCCTGCCCCAAAAAACCCCTGTATGATTCCATTTTGATAAAAATCCTTTGTGTGATGCGTTTGGGTTTGCATTTTGGCTCGCCGGGGGCGACCACAGGGGGTCGCCCCTACGCCGTTTATCGAACCCCCGGGGCAAACGCCCCCCCACGTAATTAATTCAATTCCACGGCCGATCCCTTGGCCGTGACATTCCCGGACCCCTCCACTTTGATGTCCCCGCTTCCCTCCAGGGTGATATTGGCCCCCTTGATGGTCACATCCGAGGCCGAGTCCAGGGTGATGCCGTCGCTGTTGATCGTGATCTTGCTGCCGTCCTTGTCCTCCACCGTAATGCCGTTGTCGCATTCCAAAACCGCCTTGTTCCCCTTGCTGTCTTTCAAGGTGATATTTTTCTCCGGCTCCATGACAACGCTCTCGCCCTTTTCATTTTTGATGGTGATGGTTTTTTTATCCGTTTTGATGACGTTTTTGTTCTGATCGGTCCAGATGATCCCGGCCTTGTCCTCCTCGGTGTCCTCGGTTAAGGTGATGAAATTTTCTTTCGGGGTGGCGATGGTGACTTCCTTGACCTCTTCGTTAAAGGCGATTTTCAGCTTTTCCTTGGTGAAAATTCCCTTTTTGAAGTTTTTATCCTTGATGTCCTCAGCCGCCACCGGGGGCTTGTTGATGTCATTGTGCATGCCGCCCAGGATCACCGGCTGCCGGGGATCGCCGGCAAAAAATCCCAGGACCACTTCGTCTCCCTTTTCGGGGCGGAAGAAAAACCCGCGCTCCTTTCCGGAGTCGATGGAGGCGATCCGGGCCCACACCACGTCTTTTTCGTTCACGGCGGGGATCTTCACCCGGACCCGGTTTCGGGCCAGATCGTCCTTTTCATACTTGTCCACGATCCCGATCTGGAGCCCGGACACCCCGGGCAGAAGGCCGGCCGCCGGCGGGTCCACAATGTCCCGTCTTTCATAAAACCACTCGGCGTCTCCCCCCACCTGGATGTCGGTCCGCCAGCCCTTCGGGTCCACGTAATGTCGAACCCCGCTGATAAGCCCCTTGCCGTTGAAACGCTTGCCCACCTTGGATATTTTTAAAACCTCCCCCACCTTCACCTTGGGCGAGCCCGGCAGGGTGATCCTTCCCTTCATCATGGCCATGCGGGTTTTGCGCATTTTGGCGTCGGCCCAGGCCTTGATCTCGGTCGG
This genomic window from Candidatus Desulfarcum epimagneticum contains:
- a CDS encoding conserved hypothetical protein (Evidence 4 : Unknown function but conserved in other organisms) yields the protein MAIQLNRDGLSQKARLLKAFDPGYVSAGDLSPEKLARLAKEYASKLNFFDLNHAKSGDWESFFDADPERVAACLKDPDAFFEKSEIPEKFGSPHYALFMAFLKLLRHPGKQFERLSQRHLDFYYEKVLGLERKEAAPDAVHVIFEAAPDAGDVLMEKGTLLDAGKDDQGLDLRYELDESILVNSGALSEIKTLFVHRPLVPIREIHSENARNEKDPAGFEKALRVVLGAPDPGDPFPLYPSGKKGDAPVDLNFLMGMFEKMISGKSDAEMEGYVRQCLHFPGLDDFKACMAVAVKARDAFKENGLFDAKQWDGAYRRLEKAHRNRMDADRMAELKNERQNPAHPDANIAFDALMRLALGDPDPGKSLPSMPAADFAELEKKAGKDDLGALIYIREKLFMGKDDFLALMEIHRDSSAKAGDARWQKGYEILERARRKKRDFVYPDMGRKETIGIYPGEIPASPPGDQSKFKAFGSAPAAGKSESSWLPAFAVSSPVLAAESGERTLVLSVICKAGSWDPGEVSGMLSRGVDIFEAFVMSGGSRVDPDSVKVSADSRGLRFELSLSAQSPALSPGKAGDTDYFEGALWPFVVVRLKEIPAGSGDIAKRIHYDLFSGAVVEKIAIEARVRGLSGLLFKNAAGIPDPKKGAFTLFGKSPKKGDGFFLAHPELSRSRLTRLAFHFDWDGLPGDFQSHYRVYDQAVPGSGRKNEDFKASLKVWSQKRLMTLDDGSKALFAASESGGLARESEMAFSAFDDLIYYKPDPSETGALKNPLDWSLYFKLEFDGPDFLHELYPGALAWASAQSADPRKVPKVPSPYEPLLAALSVDYTAAAETDFTKSAAGKKEVALSRLHPFGFSSAGGERPALFPRFEDEGSLFIGIQELKTPADISILFELSPAAFYEDVPAPDIEWSYLKDSGWKAFEPVEILKDATSGLMNTGIVSLTLPETAGTNNPALPEGVRWIRASAAQNTRAVSDIIELAPQAAKAVFKNMSGSEGAPDAAQNPPGILAAGSIQAAADPHPAIASVRQPHSSFGGRAKENRTGFHKRISERLRHKNRAVSPRDYESLVLEKFPEIYKAKCLRKGELNDSGKVDVTLVVVPDISGSSPFFPLEPKAPFYLLNEIEKYLKSAASPFVNISVKNPRYEQITYRFAVRFLKEYNQGYYLKRLNEDVIRFLSPWAYTGEADLGFGTSIENASVVNFMEGLHYVDYVANLKLFNQVDPGAGSSIAPGDEFDFGVSLSSKKYAAVTRPDAILVSATGHMIDHIYTEYYEPSLYEGIGYLILGLDFIIGILDREEDPSLYDYEGMGSKDFREKGLGHVLVGRNLVIWPDDRKEDMSVYDYDGVGSKDFHDRGLGHMMTGRNFVVRPDEKEEVPMDRRDPGVGDVTIGSDFILQ
- a CDS encoding hypothetical protein (Evidence 5 : Unknown function); translated protein: MAENAQRHLLLGGDTVFMSPEGLPDPVSITLESAGRMGRGERRLCVSANGEECPLPALPPAAGEEWELKASYVSGEFQKKGSGTLTLSGPAGAMPSPAGVSLAPGTAFEAVFEVETPANSEGEGGDPEKEYKGTAALADGGNGEGAGGADEFLLAGDLILFAHPEDSKSPLNFFTDLDARSGGVSVFAPAKAIKLAPSGKTLRGGRALFMEEDIRALSIPGCDYCMDGHASGGKGTVSFEGFSADYEPCGGKIEGRTPLTSKTRLIARFDVAEPARKTPGGPADPETVYRGVGKFCPIQ
- a CDS encoding conserved hypothetical protein (Evidence 4 : Unknown function but conserved in other organisms) translates to MASLSKKRRALYIEFLRRRLSGNYKQEKKMSDFIIVDGDMVNFLPPFGSAIVVPIPTTITGSGENKATKKKACVDGDETSVESAGCMYMAPPYVIPGTGTLKIDKLAGDQLAKKTNSGGKAVMLKGAQFDAVFEVQSPAMMPPPPSTPDSMTKYSGGKGMFINSNMTVKAG
- a CDS encoding conserved hypothetical protein (Evidence 4 : Unknown function but conserved in other organisms); its protein translation is MSGVTPTVTITSGGKKLKLKDQNIAWIDIRKKANRIPSATLLLMEGGKSKDWFELSDGSSFEPGKEVEIKLRVEGEKGTVGKDQSVFKGIVVRHAVQARSGGFFLKVDMKDKAVKLTTLKKSRIFKKDKKDKDFVEEAIKDGASVKKVSGMDLKHTGEMVQYNATNWDFILSRAEANGCWVMAEEGKITIDSPSTLGGKSEKHKFENVDVFFDLELEADIGAQVKKIKSVSWDIKKQKLSSPKSATAVNGKMGNLKADKGAKAMGAQSDMLVGATDLSPTEIKAWADAKMRKTRMAMMKGRITLPGSPKVKVGEVLKISKVGKRFNGKGLISGVRHYVDPKGWRTDIQVGGDAEWFYERRDIVDPPAAGLLPGVSGLQIGIVDKYEKDDLARNRVRVKIPAVNEKDVVWARIASIDSGKERGFFFRPEKGDEVVLGFFAGDPRQPVILGGMHNDINKPPVAAEDIKDKNFKKGIFTKEKLKIAFNEEVKEVTIATPKENFITLTEDTEEDKAGIIWTDQNKNVIKTDKKTITIKNEKGESVVMEPEKNITLKDSKGNKAVLECDNGITVEDKDGSKITINSDGITLDSASDVTIKGANITLEGSGDIKVEGSGNVTAKGSAVELN
- a CDS encoding putative phage baseplate protein (Evidence 3 : Putative function from multiple computational evidences; Product type s : structure) — encoded protein: MVAPGEPKCKPKRITQRIFIKMESYRGFLGQGWSFPPVFDSNSGQVSMSAAEDNIRQSVWTILSTSPGERVMRPDFGCDLKSLMFEESDQGLKRDIVSMVSKSLLVYEPRIQVDFVEAIEDEEDPGKILIHIDYTIKTTNSRKNIVYPFYLHEASYL
- a CDS encoding hypothetical protein (Evidence 5 : Unknown function) → MAEQKTREQLREMFKQGSKPSGNDFFDLIQSTLIFKDDGISKTPDPDLPIQIRSKGDEERLLDFYAQEQADDDKPRWRIYQKPSTVDEPGLTIADADDNARIFIQNKTGKIGFGTRTPAAGLEIKDRTPGIRLSGDPDASSGIQMRKQNGAFGFDIVHDGAKNALRVDAYENGKVKGSPLLLDRETGNVGMGISSPAERLHVDGAVRAKKFVGDGSGLTGISAGGGGGLGEGASFVDGKLGIGVEDPSADLEVNGSIGAEILSGRQVRAEKVSASSIVCRGKDMMSIILELTRRIEELEGNQS